In a genomic window of Lonchura striata isolate bLonStr1 chromosome 4, bLonStr1.mat, whole genome shotgun sequence:
- the LOC110481867 gene encoding uncharacterized protein LOC110481867 isoform X3, producing MFESYSMMKERVRKVEEELKIQQKELEKSKKEAQKWYRDLGFAETRCEETKTHLMQALSELDRLKQEVGNKMQGKQHCKLMPVYALKDAQEKEVNKIASKRLEQQVLTLKAQLRDQAAFQNQFRDLQNEVKLLQAQLCEKEKELQKRKSEVKLTLAPLKAKLACLIQKCQERNSFIRRMHGEFHRQGFINSAFDEEMKNLVNDITLAEYMVAFTPLCDQEMLQSSTDISQANGQPEDGVAGAKGNGMAGSVPAAPQPGMDGPHSSPLTPNVCAGSSVAVTSPERITALHRELRENHYKNCQGRMYQSHRRSRRALKDG from the exons ATGTTTGAAAGCTACAGTATGATGAAAGAGCGAGTCAGAAAGGTGGAAGAGGAactaaaaatacagcaaaaggaattagaaaaatcaaaaaaagaG GCTCAGAAGTGGTACAGAGACCTTGGTTTTGCTGAAACAAGGTGTGAAGAAACCAAAACTCATTTGATGCAGGCTCTCTCAGAACTAGACCGCCTTAAGCAAGAAGTTGGGAACAAGATGCAGGGAAAGCAGCACTGCAAATTAATG CCTGTGTACGCATTAAAGGATGCCCAGGAAAAAGAAGTGAATAAAATAGCCAGTAAGAGATTGGAGCAGCAAGTGTTGACCTTGAAAGCCCAGCTCAGGGACCAGGCTGCATTTCAAAATCAGTTTCGTGACTTGCAAAATGAAGTGAAACTCCTTCAGGCTCAGCTATGTGAAAAG GAGAAAGAACTGCAGAAGAGAAAGTCTGAAGTGAAGTTGACATTAGCTCCTCTGAAG GCTAAGCTGGCTTGCCTCATCCAAAAGTGCCAGGAAAGGAACAGCTTCATTAGGAGAATGCATGGTGAATTCCACAGGCAGGGATTTATTAACTCTGCATTTGATGAAGAGATGAAGAACCTGGTGAATGACATTACCCTGGCAGAGTACATGGTTGCTTTTACACCGCTGTGTGATCAAGAG ATGCTGCAATCCTCCACAGACATTTCACAGGCTAATGGACAGCCAGAGGATGGTGTGGCAGGTGCTAAAGGGAACGGGATGGCTGGGTCAGtacctgcagcccctcagccagGGATGGATGGCCCCCACAGTTCTCCCCTCACCCCAAATGTGTGTGCTGGTTCTTCTGTGGCAGTAACAAGCCCTGAGAGGATCACAGCCCTGCATCGAGAGCTAAGAGAAAACCATTACAAAAACTGCCAG
- the LOC110481867 gene encoding uncharacterized protein LOC110481867 isoform X1, with product MFESYSMMKERVRKVEEELKIQQKELEKSKKEAQKWYRDLGFAETRCEETKTHLMQALSELDRLKQEVGNKMQGKQHCKLMPVYALKDAQEKEVNKIASKRLEQQVLTLKAQLRDQAAFQNQFRDLQNEVKLLQAQLCEKEKELQKRKSEVKLTLAPLKAKLACLIQKCQERNSFIRRMHGEFHRQGFINSAFDEEMKNLVNDITLAEYMVAFTPLCDQEMLQSSTDISQANGQPEDGVAGAKGNGMAGSVPAAPQPGMDGPHSSPLTPNVCAGSSVAVTSPERITALHRELRENHYKNCQIPSVVPSSSNPRAGPSQPMSHEEAPWPVLSGMKDAAVPPERAAFWATKGRDRLSKHDDVFWGQIGNQHAGAIAQGMKHRNAIMNKAWLSREKTDGSTSATTAESYLPDVLSANNKGRYPVGRNQLHGKE from the exons ATGTTTGAAAGCTACAGTATGATGAAAGAGCGAGTCAGAAAGGTGGAAGAGGAactaaaaatacagcaaaaggaattagaaaaatcaaaaaaagaG GCTCAGAAGTGGTACAGAGACCTTGGTTTTGCTGAAACAAGGTGTGAAGAAACCAAAACTCATTTGATGCAGGCTCTCTCAGAACTAGACCGCCTTAAGCAAGAAGTTGGGAACAAGATGCAGGGAAAGCAGCACTGCAAATTAATG CCTGTGTACGCATTAAAGGATGCCCAGGAAAAAGAAGTGAATAAAATAGCCAGTAAGAGATTGGAGCAGCAAGTGTTGACCTTGAAAGCCCAGCTCAGGGACCAGGCTGCATTTCAAAATCAGTTTCGTGACTTGCAAAATGAAGTGAAACTCCTTCAGGCTCAGCTATGTGAAAAG GAGAAAGAACTGCAGAAGAGAAAGTCTGAAGTGAAGTTGACATTAGCTCCTCTGAAG GCTAAGCTGGCTTGCCTCATCCAAAAGTGCCAGGAAAGGAACAGCTTCATTAGGAGAATGCATGGTGAATTCCACAGGCAGGGATTTATTAACTCTGCATTTGATGAAGAGATGAAGAACCTGGTGAATGACATTACCCTGGCAGAGTACATGGTTGCTTTTACACCGCTGTGTGATCAAGAG ATGCTGCAATCCTCCACAGACATTTCACAGGCTAATGGACAGCCAGAGGATGGTGTGGCAGGTGCTAAAGGGAACGGGATGGCTGGGTCAGtacctgcagcccctcagccagGGATGGATGGCCCCCACAGTTCTCCCCTCACCCCAAATGTGTGTGCTGGTTCTTCTGTGGCAGTAACAAGCCCTGAGAGGATCACAGCCCTGCATCGAGAGCTAAGAGAAAACCATTACAAAAACTGCCAG ataCCTTCAGTTGTCCCCTCCAGCTCAAACCCGAGGGCTGGTCCCAGCCAGCCCATGAGCCATGAGGAAGCCCCTTGGCCTGTGCTGTCAGGGATGAAGGATGCTGCCGTGCCCCCGGAGCGTGCCGCGTTCTGGGCCACGAAGGGGAGGGATCGGCTGTCGAAACACGATGATGTATTTTGGGGTCAAATAGGAAATCAGCATGCAGGTGCTATTGCCCAGGGAATGAAACACAGAAATGCCATTATGAATAAGGCATGGCTCTCTAGAGAAAAAACAGATGGCTCAACCTCAGCTACCACAGCAGAAAGCTATTTGCCAGACGTGTTGTCAGCAAATAATAAAGGTCGATATCCTGTGGGGAGAAATCAGCTGCATGGGAAAGAATAA
- the LOC110481867 gene encoding uncharacterized protein LOC110481867 isoform X2, producing MQALSELDRLKQEVGNKMQGKQHCKLMPVYALKDAQEKEVNKIASKRLEQQVLTLKAQLRDQAAFQNQFRDLQNEVKLLQAQLCEKEKELQKRKSEVKLTLAPLKAKLACLIQKCQERNSFIRRMHGEFHRQGFINSAFDEEMKNLVNDITLAEYMVAFTPLCDQEMLQSSTDISQANGQPEDGVAGAKGNGMAGSVPAAPQPGMDGPHSSPLTPNVCAGSSVAVTSPERITALHRELRENHYKNCQIPSVVPSSSNPRAGPSQPMSHEEAPWPVLSGMKDAAVPPERAAFWATKGRDRLSKHDDVFWGQIGNQHAGAIAQGMKHRNAIMNKAWLSREKTDGSTSATTAESYLPDVLSANNKGRYPVGRNQLHGKE from the exons ATGCAGGCTCTCTCAGAACTAGACCGCCTTAAGCAAGAAGTTGGGAACAAGATGCAGGGAAAGCAGCACTGCAAATTAATG CCTGTGTACGCATTAAAGGATGCCCAGGAAAAAGAAGTGAATAAAATAGCCAGTAAGAGATTGGAGCAGCAAGTGTTGACCTTGAAAGCCCAGCTCAGGGACCAGGCTGCATTTCAAAATCAGTTTCGTGACTTGCAAAATGAAGTGAAACTCCTTCAGGCTCAGCTATGTGAAAAG GAGAAAGAACTGCAGAAGAGAAAGTCTGAAGTGAAGTTGACATTAGCTCCTCTGAAG GCTAAGCTGGCTTGCCTCATCCAAAAGTGCCAGGAAAGGAACAGCTTCATTAGGAGAATGCATGGTGAATTCCACAGGCAGGGATTTATTAACTCTGCATTTGATGAAGAGATGAAGAACCTGGTGAATGACATTACCCTGGCAGAGTACATGGTTGCTTTTACACCGCTGTGTGATCAAGAG ATGCTGCAATCCTCCACAGACATTTCACAGGCTAATGGACAGCCAGAGGATGGTGTGGCAGGTGCTAAAGGGAACGGGATGGCTGGGTCAGtacctgcagcccctcagccagGGATGGATGGCCCCCACAGTTCTCCCCTCACCCCAAATGTGTGTGCTGGTTCTTCTGTGGCAGTAACAAGCCCTGAGAGGATCACAGCCCTGCATCGAGAGCTAAGAGAAAACCATTACAAAAACTGCCAG ataCCTTCAGTTGTCCCCTCCAGCTCAAACCCGAGGGCTGGTCCCAGCCAGCCCATGAGCCATGAGGAAGCCCCTTGGCCTGTGCTGTCAGGGATGAAGGATGCTGCCGTGCCCCCGGAGCGTGCCGCGTTCTGGGCCACGAAGGGGAGGGATCGGCTGTCGAAACACGATGATGTATTTTGGGGTCAAATAGGAAATCAGCATGCAGGTGCTATTGCCCAGGGAATGAAACACAGAAATGCCATTATGAATAAGGCATGGCTCTCTAGAGAAAAAACAGATGGCTCAACCTCAGCTACCACAGCAGAAAGCTATTTGCCAGACGTGTTGTCAGCAAATAATAAAGGTCGATATCCTGTGGGGAGAAATCAGCTGCATGGGAAAGAATAA